In Acidobacteriota bacterium, a single genomic region encodes these proteins:
- a CDS encoding sodium:solute symporter family protein encodes MSRFNWLLDGSIVGLYLLVTMVAGLWVRKYVGKVEHFLVAGREMDVYLGIASLAATEFGIVTCMYTAQNGYEKGFAGATPGILMALAMLVIGVTGFCIKPLRDSGVITIPELIEKQFGQRIRWAAGVVIVLGGLLNMGVFLRTGGQFLVLVAGLDVRYLEIMMTVLLIGVAVYTILGGMLSVLITDFLQFVVMSAGLIIVTILILVNIGWDKLVATVETEYGAGGFNPFVNSTMGWEYVLFNALLNTAAVLTWQTTIARVLAAKDSETGKKIYTRTSFFFVCRFLIPGIWGIAALATNVMFSDNLGEPINTLEAMPRFLSTFVPAGLMGILIAAMLAADMSTDSSYMLTWGSVIYNDIMAPFRKTRWSEKKGLFWNRSIVAIIGIFLLLYGLWYPLKGDLWTYLGVTGTIYLASISVLLIASCYWKRANNWGAAASIFVSAALPITYLVIEQLPSTIDLAKRIGPYYSGIAAYVASAVAMVIGSLLKPQAKEASQ; translated from the coding sequence ATGTCGCGTTTCAACTGGCTGTTGGACGGTAGCATCGTCGGTCTTTATCTCCTCGTTACAATGGTCGCTGGGCTTTGGGTTCGCAAATACGTCGGTAAAGTCGAGCATTTCCTGGTCGCCGGTCGCGAAATGGATGTCTACCTCGGCATCGCTTCACTTGCCGCTACGGAATTCGGCATCGTCACCTGCATGTACACGGCGCAGAATGGCTATGAAAAAGGCTTTGCGGGAGCAACCCCCGGAATTTTGATGGCGCTTGCAATGTTGGTGATTGGCGTGACCGGGTTTTGTATCAAGCCATTGCGCGATTCAGGAGTAATTACGATTCCCGAATTGATTGAAAAACAGTTCGGGCAACGCATTCGCTGGGCAGCAGGTGTGGTCATTGTGCTTGGCGGTCTTTTAAATATGGGAGTTTTTTTACGAACCGGCGGACAATTTCTCGTACTGGTTGCCGGGTTGGATGTTCGCTATCTCGAAATCATGATGACGGTGTTATTAATCGGGGTTGCGGTCTACACAATTTTAGGCGGCATGCTTTCGGTTTTAATCACCGACTTTTTGCAGTTCGTAGTGATGAGCGCCGGGTTGATTATCGTGACGATTTTAATTTTGGTGAATATCGGTTGGGATAAACTGGTCGCAACCGTTGAAACCGAATATGGCGCGGGAGGTTTTAATCCCTTTGTCAATTCAACAATGGGTTGGGAATATGTGCTGTTCAATGCGTTGTTGAACACCGCAGCGGTTTTAACCTGGCAGACAACGATTGCCAGAGTGCTTGCCGCCAAAGATTCCGAGACCGGAAAGAAAATTTATACGCGAACCAGTTTCTTTTTCGTCTGTCGCTTTTTAATTCCGGGCATCTGGGGCATTGCGGCGCTTGCAACAAACGTGATGTTTTCCGATAACCTTGGCGAGCCAATCAATACACTGGAAGCGATGCCGAGATTTCTCTCGACCTTTGTACCGGCAGGACTGATGGGAATTTTAATTGCGGCGATGCTTGCTGCCGATATGTCTACGGATTCATCTTATATGCTCACCTGGGGAAGCGTGATTTATAACGACATTATGGCTCCCTTTAGAAAAACCAGATGGAGCGAAAAAAAAGGTTTATTCTGGAACCGTTCGATAGTCGCAATTATCGGAATTTTCCTTTTACTTTACGGATTATGGTATCCCTTGAAAGGGGATTTGTGGACATATTTGGGAGTGACCGGCACGATTTACCTGGCAAGCATTTCGGTATTACTGATTGCCTCCTGCTATTGGAAACGCGCCAATAATTGGGGCGCGGCGGCTTCGATTTTCGTCAGTGCGGCTTTGCCCATCACTTATCTGGTAATCGAACAACTCCCATCAACCATTGATTTGGCAAAACGCATCGGCCCGTATTATTCGGGGATTGCGGCTTATGTAGCATCGGCTGTGGCGATGGTCATCGGTTCATTATTAAAACCTCAAGCGAAGGAGGCGAGTCAATGA
- a CDS encoding PSD1 and planctomycete cytochrome C domain-containing protein has product MMSRVKIPYSKSLQTNFIKQVICLLAIPLSIYTTFSQTKSSPAIDFNRDIKPIFERHCLACHSAKKAMGGLRLDDATAAMNGGISGAVIIPGKASESRLLQRILGLKDEARMPMGSAPLSNLQINKIRRWIDEGANWNPMNQPRPLNHSDGESQSTIRNPQSAINKHWAYVKPVQPKVPEVLNKQWIRNPIDNFILSRLEKEGLKPSPEANKETLIRRLYLDLIGLPPSPKAVDDFLADTSATAYEKVVDQLLASEHYGERLARHWLDLARYADTNGYEKDNRRVMWKYRDWVIRSFNEDKPFDQFTIEQIAGDMLPDATIDQKIATGFHRNTLLNQEGGVDPEEARFEVLIDRVNTTSTVWLGTTLGCAQCHNHKYDPFTQKDFYRFMAFFDNNQYHFEGNPLERWAIEPKLYLATTEQEARKKAIEEEIKKVENNLKTSTPELIQQQSEWEREVRDAEKAWVPLEITSVLTTNGTKLSKSTDKTILATAPFANRDEYVIKATTSLSNLTALRLEALPDAGLPRGGPGCDPYGGFAIQSIEMAVTPNDGSSPQKIKFNNAKADDGNATAVLLNTSSGWLIDQTNENLRLPRQLVLVAEKPFGNSSLTNLEIKIRQSHPSNKLLLGKFRLSVTASNNPTSVVNIHGKLRPIIQIASDSRTTEQQKQLSDYYRGMTPLLDKERKLLSELKSTVDKLNIPTAEILGEKPTFERPSTFIRIKGSFTNKGEKVFADTPASLPPLPQDQMPNRLGLARWLVSKENPLVARVTVNRFWEQIFGHGMVETSEDFGTQGERPTHPELLDWLASEFMKTWRVKAFLRMIVTSSTYRQTSKINPELTARDPYNRLLARGARFRLEAEMIRDVTLATSGLLNPKVGGESVFPYQPEGIWDNPYNRDRWIISEGGDKFRRGLYTFVRRTAPYPSMVSFDAPSREFCTVRRVRTNTPLQALTTLNDEAFFIAARALAQRMVHSSQSAIKEKITFGFRLCTSRKPSEQEVNRLIGLYEQQVLKYSQDIQSAKNLLKEQVAGLSDNQIPELAAMTIVANVLLNLDETLTKE; this is encoded by the coding sequence ATGATGAGCAGAGTGAAAATACCATATTCCAAAAGCCTTCAAACCAATTTCATCAAACAGGTTATTTGTTTGTTGGCAATTCCGCTTTCGATTTATACAACCTTTTCACAAACGAAAAGTTCGCCCGCCATTGATTTCAACCGCGACATCAAGCCGATATTTGAGCGCCATTGTCTGGCTTGCCATAGCGCCAAAAAAGCGATGGGCGGACTCAGGCTTGATGACGCCACCGCTGCGATGAACGGGGGCATTTCCGGCGCAGTCATTATTCCGGGAAAAGCCAGTGAAAGCCGTCTGCTGCAACGAATTCTGGGGTTAAAAGATGAAGCGCGTATGCCGATGGGAAGCGCGCCGCTCTCGAATTTACAAATCAACAAAATCCGTCGGTGGATTGATGAAGGCGCAAACTGGAACCCCATGAATCAGCCCAGACCCCTCAACCACTCTGATGGTGAATCGCAATCCACAATCCGCAATCCGCAATCCGCAATCAATAAGCATTGGGCATATGTGAAACCCGTACAACCGAAAGTTCCCGAGGTGTTAAATAAGCAATGGATTCGCAACCCGATTGATAATTTCATCCTGTCACGTTTAGAGAAAGAAGGCTTGAAGCCCTCACCCGAAGCCAACAAAGAAACCTTGATTCGCCGACTCTATCTCGATTTAATCGGATTGCCCCCTTCGCCCAAAGCGGTTGATGATTTTTTAGCCGACACCAGCGCGACCGCTTATGAAAAAGTAGTTGACCAGTTGCTCGCCTCCGAACATTACGGCGAACGCCTGGCGCGTCACTGGCTGGATTTGGCGCGCTATGCCGACACCAATGGTTATGAAAAAGATAATCGCCGGGTGATGTGGAAATATCGCGACTGGGTGATTCGCAGCTTTAATGAAGATAAACCTTTCGACCAGTTTACTATCGAACAAATCGCCGGAGATATGCTGCCCGATGCAACCATTGACCAGAAAATCGCTACTGGATTTCATCGCAATACTTTGCTCAATCAGGAAGGCGGCGTTGACCCGGAAGAAGCCCGCTTTGAAGTTTTAATCGACCGCGTCAACACCACTTCAACCGTCTGGTTGGGTACGACACTCGGTTGCGCGCAATGTCACAATCATAAATATGACCCATTCACCCAAAAAGATTTCTATCGCTTCATGGCGTTTTTTGATAACAACCAATACCACTTTGAAGGCAATCCTTTAGAGCGTTGGGCAATTGAACCGAAACTCTATCTTGCAACAACCGAACAGGAAGCCCGCAAAAAAGCCATTGAAGAAGAAATCAAAAAGGTTGAAAACAATTTAAAAACCAGCACACCGGAGCTGATTCAACAACAGAGCGAATGGGAGCGTGAAGTTCGTGACGCAGAAAAGGCTTGGGTTCCTTTGGAAATCACTTCGGTTTTGACGACCAACGGTACGAAGCTAAGCAAATCAACCGACAAGACGATTCTCGCGACCGCGCCATTTGCCAATCGCGATGAGTATGTCATCAAGGCGACGACCAGTTTATCGAACCTCACTGCGCTCAGGCTTGAAGCCTTACCGGATGCCGGTTTGCCAAGAGGAGGACCGGGTTGTGATCCATACGGAGGGTTTGCCATTCAATCCATAGAAATGGCAGTGACTCCGAATGATGGTTCAAGCCCTCAAAAAATCAAATTCAATAACGCGAAAGCAGATGATGGGAATGCCACGGCTGTCTTGTTGAATACCTCAAGTGGTTGGTTGATCGACCAGACGAATGAAAACCTGCGACTCCCCAGGCAATTGGTACTGGTTGCCGAAAAGCCATTTGGAAATTCTTCACTCACCAATCTTGAAATAAAGATACGCCAGTCTCATCCGTCGAATAAATTACTGCTGGGTAAATTCAGATTGTCCGTCACTGCCTCGAACAATCCGACAAGTGTGGTAAACATTCATGGTAAATTGCGCCCGATTATTCAAATCGCCAGCGATTCACGAACAACTGAACAACAGAAACAACTGAGTGATTATTATCGCGGAATGACACCGCTGTTGGATAAAGAGCGAAAACTGCTTTCGGAATTAAAAAGCACGGTCGATAAACTCAATATCCCAACCGCTGAAATTCTCGGTGAAAAACCAACCTTTGAACGCCCATCGACGTTCATTCGCATAAAAGGCAGTTTCACCAATAAAGGCGAAAAAGTATTTGCCGACACACCGGCTTCGCTCCCCCCGCTTCCACAAGATCAAATGCCCAATCGTTTAGGGCTGGCGCGTTGGTTGGTGAGTAAAGAAAACCCTTTGGTTGCGAGAGTGACGGTTAATCGGTTTTGGGAACAGATTTTCGGACACGGCATGGTTGAAACCAGCGAAGATTTTGGCACGCAGGGGGAACGTCCCACGCACCCCGAATTACTTGACTGGCTCGCTTCGGAGTTCATGAAAACCTGGCGTGTTAAAGCTTTTTTGCGAATGATTGTGACCTCGTCGACTTATCGTCAAACTTCAAAAATAAACCCGGAGTTGACCGCGCGCGACCCGTATAATCGATTGCTTGCCAGAGGCGCGCGCTTTCGCCTGGAAGCCGAAATGATACGCGATGTCACACTGGCAACCAGCGGACTTTTAAATCCCAAAGTTGGCGGCGAAAGCGTTTTCCCATATCAACCCGAAGGCATCTGGGACAATCCCTATAACCGGGATCGTTGGATTATCAGTGAAGGCGGCGATAAATTTCGGCGTGGGCTTTACACCTTCGTTCGTCGCACCGCGCCATATCCGAGTATGGTGAGTTTTGATGCGCCGAGTCGTGAGTTTTGTACAGTGAGAAGAGTGCGAACCAACACCCCGCTTCAGGCGTTGACGACATTAAATGATGAAGCATTTTTTATCGCCGCGAGAGCCTTGGCACAAAGAATGGTTCATTCATCTCAATCAGCAATAAAGGAAAAAATAACTTTTGGATTCAGGTTATGCACCTCTCGCAAACCGAGTGAGCAGGAGGTCAATCGCTTAATCGGGCTTTATGAACAACAGGTATTGAAATATTCCCAAGATATTCAAAGCGCAAAAAATTTATTGAAAGAGCAAGTTGCGGGTTTGAGTGACAACCAAATTCCCGAACTTGCGGCAATGACGATTGTCGCCAATGTCTTGTTGAATCTGGATGAGACCTTAACCAAAGAGTAG
- a CDS encoding DUF1501 domain-containing protein, translating into MANEQYSLKQITRRHFFKQSGLGIGGMALASLLNENIFAGQSNTNPFAPRSPHFKAKARSIIYLFMAGAPSQLDLFDYKPNLNKYDGQSIPEEFIKGERFAFIKGTPKLLGSPYAFKKHGNSGAEISELLPQLAGVADDISIIRTVHTTQFNHAPAQIFMNSGHQIVGRPSMGAWLSYGLGTESQELPGFVVLLSGASNPDGGKSCWSSGFLPTYYQGVEFRRQGEPVLFVTNPDGMTSETRRASLDALKDLNQIHSAEIGDPEIATRIAAYEMAYRMQSSVPSLTDINSEPKHIHEMYGTEPGKSSFANNCLLARRLVQRGVRFVQLYHRGWDHHGTGRGDDLVNSLPTLCRQVDRAAAALINDLKQQGLFDSTLVVWGGEFGRTPMNEERQGSKYLGRDHHPKAFSMWMAGGGIKPGVTYGQTDDLGYHPVEDAVEVHDLHATILHLMGIDHTKLTYKFQGRDFRLTDVSGKVMQKLLA; encoded by the coding sequence ATGGCTAATGAACAATACAGTTTAAAACAAATTACTCGCCGCCATTTTTTTAAGCAGTCGGGTTTGGGCATTGGTGGAATGGCGCTCGCTTCGCTGCTCAACGAAAATATATTTGCCGGTCAATCCAACACGAATCCCTTTGCCCCGCGAAGCCCGCATTTTAAAGCAAAAGCCAGGAGCATCATTTATCTGTTTATGGCAGGCGCGCCATCGCAGTTGGATTTATTCGATTACAAACCAAATCTCAATAAATATGACGGGCAAAGCATTCCCGAAGAGTTTATTAAAGGCGAACGATTCGCCTTCATTAAAGGAACGCCCAAGCTACTGGGTTCACCATATGCTTTCAAAAAACATGGCAACTCAGGCGCGGAAATTTCTGAACTCTTACCGCAGCTTGCCGGCGTTGCTGATGATATATCCATCATTCGCACGGTTCACACCACCCAATTCAATCATGCCCCGGCACAGATTTTCATGAATAGCGGTCATCAAATCGTCGGGCGACCGAGTATGGGCGCATGGCTTTCGTATGGACTGGGAACCGAAAGTCAGGAGTTGCCGGGATTCGTGGTTTTGCTATCGGGCGCAAGCAACCCCGACGGCGGAAAATCCTGTTGGAGTAGCGGCTTTTTACCGACCTACTATCAAGGCGTAGAGTTTCGTCGACAAGGCGAACCGGTGCTGTTCGTTACCAATCCCGATGGCATGACTTCGGAAACCCGTCGCGCATCATTGGACGCTTTGAAAGATTTAAATCAAATCCATAGTGCAGAAATTGGCGACCCGGAAATCGCCACCCGAATCGCGGCTTATGAAATGGCTTATCGCATGCAATCGAGCGTGCCTTCACTTACAGACATCAACAGCGAACCGAAACACATACATGAAATGTATGGCACTGAACCCGGCAAATCGTCTTTTGCAAATAACTGTCTGTTGGCGAGAAGGCTGGTGCAACGTGGCGTTCGCTTCGTTCAACTCTATCATCGCGGTTGGGATCATCACGGAACCGGAAGAGGCGATGATTTGGTCAATTCCCTGCCGACGCTTTGCCGTCAGGTGGACCGAGCCGCCGCAGCGTTAATCAACGATTTAAAGCAACAGGGCTTGTTCGATTCAACATTGGTGGTATGGGGTGGCGAGTTTGGCAGAACGCCAATGAATGAAGAGCGGCAAGGTTCAAAATATCTGGGGCGCGACCATCATCCTAAAGCCTTTTCAATGTGGATGGCTGGGGGTGGAATAAAACCCGGAGTGACCTATGGACAAACCGACGACCTCGGCTATCACCCTGTCGAAGATGCCGTCGAAGTTCACGATTTGCACGCCACGATTTTGCATTTAATGGGAATCGACCACACGAAACTGACATACAAATTTCAAGGTCGTGATTTTCGCTTAACCGATGTGAGCGGCAAGGTGATGCAAAAATTACTTGCTTGA
- a CDS encoding coproporphyrinogen-III oxidase family protein, whose protein sequence is MANDLDASQSPSPNSPSLPIVTEPKKTEVGNYFVSNYPAFSKWQPEFIPNVYETLNRPPRVEEPLGLYIHIPFCRKRCKFCYFKIYTDKNASDIETYLNALIKENELYSRTNAFQGRQLRFAYFGGGTPSYISERQLQYLVEGLNQHISWQNAEEVTFECEPGTLQKSKLEMLKQIGVTRLSLGVEHFDDDILEANGRAHLSPEIYRAYDWAREVDFPQINIDLIAGMIGESEERWQRCIQKAIELEPDSVTIYQMELPFNTVISREMIEKGLDSPIADWQNKRRWVDFAFAEFQKRGYEIISAYTVANARKHCRFIYTDALWHGGDMIGLGVSSFSHFDGVHFQNLHHFEEYTQLLETEALPLLRALPLTKKQRLIRELILQLKTGKLDLQYFARKFSVDVWQEFAAVFNSLVEKEFLFRTESQIELTRSGLLQVDSFLSEFFEPEQKPVRYV, encoded by the coding sequence ATGGCAAATGATTTAGATGCGTCGCAAAGTCCCAGCCCGAATTCGCCGAGTTTACCCATTGTTACGGAGCCGAAAAAAACCGAAGTCGGTAATTACTTCGTTTCAAATTACCCGGCGTTTTCTAAGTGGCAACCGGAATTTATTCCGAATGTCTACGAAACATTGAACCGTCCGCCGCGAGTCGAAGAACCGCTTGGTCTCTACATTCATATTCCCTTTTGTCGCAAACGCTGCAAATTCTGCTACTTTAAAATCTACACAGACAAAAACGCTTCGGATATTGAAACCTATCTGAACGCCTTGATTAAAGAGAACGAACTGTACAGCCGGACGAATGCCTTTCAAGGTCGGCAACTTAGATTTGCCTATTTCGGCGGGGGGACGCCTTCCTATATCAGCGAACGGCAATTGCAATATCTGGTTGAAGGATTAAATCAACACATTAGTTGGCAAAATGCCGAAGAGGTGACGTTTGAATGTGAACCGGGAACCTTGCAAAAATCGAAACTCGAAATGCTTAAACAAATCGGCGTCACCCGCTTGAGTCTTGGCGTCGAGCATTTCGATGACGATATTTTGGAAGCCAACGGACGCGCCCATCTTTCACCGGAAATCTATCGCGCTTACGATTGGGCGCGTGAAGTTGACTTCCCGCAAATCAATATCGATTTAATCGCCGGAATGATAGGCGAATCCGAAGAACGCTGGCAACGCTGCATCCAAAAAGCCATCGAACTCGAACCCGATTCGGTAACCATTTACCAGATGGAGTTGCCGTTCAATACGGTGATTTCGCGAGAGATGATTGAAAAAGGTCTGGATTCGCCGATTGCCGATTGGCAGAACAAACGGCGTTGGGTCGATTTCGCTTTTGCGGAATTTCAAAAACGCGGCTATGAAATCATCAGCGCCTATACCGTCGCGAACGCCAGAAAACATTGCCGGTTTATTTATACGGATGCCTTGTGGCATGGCGGCGATATGATTGGGCTGGGGGTTTCTTCGTTTTCGCATTTTGACGGCGTGCATTTTCAAAACCTTCATCATTTCGAGGAATATACGCAATTGCTCGAAACCGAAGCGTTGCCCTTGCTTCGCGCTTTGCCGCTTACCAAAAAGCAACGCTTGATTCGCGAATTAATTTTACAACTCAAAACCGGAAAACTGGATTTGCAATATTTCGCCAGGAAATTTTCAGTCGATGTTTGGCAGGAATTTGCAGCGGTATTTAATAGCCTGGTTGAAAAAGAATTTTTATTCCGAACCGAATCACAGATTGAACTCACACGCAGTGGATTATTACAGGTCGATAGTTTTCTATCGGAATTTTTTGAACCGGAGCAGAAACCGGTTCGTTACGTTTAA
- a CDS encoding NAD(P)/FAD-dependent oxidoreductase produces the protein MEKHHNQYDVIVMGGGPAGSSVASILAREGRKVILFEKEQFPRHHIGESFMTDTYWTFQRMGFLEKLKASPFVHKYSVQFANPAGKESRPFYFFEANHHESAVTWQVTRAVFDEMLINHAAEQGVTVHQKTPVKQVIFDGEQAIGVEAQMTDGTVQQFFAKVVVDATGQTAMLSNKLRWRMRDPRLKKAVLYSYFKGAHREPDLNGGATLVLRTQTGSNGWFWYIPLENDITSVGVVADPDYLVKGRGQDLAKIFNEEVEKCEPCRRRVADGERVDKIYSILDYSYRSKQNSGDGFILIGDAYGFLDPIYSSGILLAFKMAELAADAIHDAFKHNDFSRARLGQFQPKLDKGIESMRKLVYAFYNEGFSFSRFLKKYPDYRVNIINLLIGDVFREGVDEVYGPMAEFADIPPPLYEEVLSNASNGNGAKGIEEGNGFSAKYKYFDDGVTTQTLSQSNIGPFITETGD, from the coding sequence ATGGAAAAACACCACAATCAATATGATGTTATTGTTATGGGCGGAGGACCTGCCGGTAGTTCGGTAGCCAGCATTCTTGCCCGCGAAGGTCGCAAGGTCATTCTTTTTGAAAAAGAGCAGTTCCCGCGTCATCACATTGGCGAATCGTTTATGACCGACACTTACTGGACATTTCAACGAATGGGCTTTTTGGAAAAGCTCAAAGCCAGCCCCTTTGTTCACAAATACAGTGTTCAGTTCGCCAACCCTGCGGGAAAAGAATCCCGTCCTTTCTACTTTTTTGAAGCCAACCATCACGAAAGCGCAGTTACGTGGCAAGTGACCCGCGCGGTATTTGATGAAATGCTCATCAATCATGCTGCCGAACAAGGCGTCACCGTTCATCAAAAAACCCCCGTAAAACAGGTGATTTTTGATGGCGAACAGGCAATCGGGGTGGAAGCGCAAATGACTGATGGCACGGTTCAACAATTTTTTGCGAAAGTCGTCGTCGATGCCACAGGTCAGACCGCTATGCTATCGAACAAACTGCGCTGGCGCATGCGCGACCCCAGGCTGAAAAAAGCTGTTCTTTATTCTTATTTTAAAGGCGCGCATCGTGAGCCGGATTTAAATGGCGGCGCGACCCTGGTGTTAAGAACTCAGACCGGCAGCAATGGTTGGTTCTGGTATATCCCGCTTGAAAATGACATCACCAGTGTCGGTGTGGTGGCTGACCCGGATTATCTGGTGAAAGGTCGCGGACAAGACCTCGCCAAAATTTTCAACGAAGAGGTTGAAAAGTGTGAGCCGTGTCGTCGTCGCGTGGCAGATGGTGAACGAGTCGATAAAATCTATTCGATTCTCGATTATTCTTATCGCTCGAAACAAAACTCCGGCGATGGGTTTATTTTAATCGGCGATGCCTATGGCTTTCTCGACCCGATTTATTCATCGGGAATTCTCCTGGCATTCAAGATGGCGGAACTTGCTGCCGATGCTATTCACGATGCTTTTAAGCATAATGATTTTTCGCGAGCGCGGCTCGGACAATTTCAACCGAAACTCGATAAAGGCATCGAGTCGATGCGCAAACTGGTTTATGCGTTTTATAACGAGGGCTTCAGTTTTTCGCGATTCCTCAAGAAATATCCCGATTATCGCGTCAATATCATCAACCTGTTAATCGGCGATGTATTTCGCGAAGGGGTTGATGAAGTCTATGGACCGATGGCTGAATTCGCAGACATCCCGCCACCGCTGTACGAAGAAGTTTTAAGTAACGCCAGCAACGGCAACGGGGCAAAGGGCATAGAAGAAGGTAACGGATTTTCCGCGAAGTATAAATATTTCGATGACGGGGTGACAACACAAACCCTCAGTCAATCCAACATCGGGCCTTTCATAACAGAAACCGGCGACTAA
- a CDS encoding PilZ domain-containing protein — MKTVAITSEHFAVEFESEDELRIEYANNISAGGLLIPTSTELQPFSPMQLTLKLIDAGEAQISATVVQVMASAFAVAFDIKPDEILAALLSKPAVNQTSSTPAESNTWDRIRNLSRVEKLLLAPKADRSERTVLLQDNDAQVLYSLLKNPRITTEEVVRIARSPLLATATADLIAKTTIWASNSEIRSALVHNPRTPTPLALKLLPTLPEPEIRQIAKSSAVSQALKQAALRIVINRN; from the coding sequence TTGAAAACTGTTGCAATCACGTCGGAACATTTTGCCGTAGAATTCGAGAGCGAAGACGAGTTGCGAATTGAATACGCCAACAATATTTCTGCCGGAGGTTTGCTGATTCCCACCAGTACCGAACTCCAGCCGTTTTCGCCTATGCAACTGACATTAAAATTAATTGATGCCGGTGAAGCGCAAATCTCAGCAACCGTAGTTCAAGTTATGGCGTCGGCATTTGCGGTGGCTTTCGATATAAAACCGGATGAGATACTGGCTGCTCTTTTATCCAAACCCGCAGTCAACCAAACGTCCTCCACCCCGGCAGAGTCGAATACCTGGGATCGAATTCGCAATCTATCGCGTGTAGAAAAATTATTGCTCGCGCCAAAAGCCGACCGCAGTGAACGAACCGTTTTGCTTCAGGATAACGATGCACAGGTTTTGTATTCGCTGCTCAAAAATCCCCGCATTACAACTGAAGAGGTTGTGCGCATTGCCCGCTCACCCTTGTTGGCAACCGCGACTGCCGATTTAATTGCCAAAACCACAATCTGGGCGAGTAACTCGGAAATCCGCAGCGCCCTGGTTCATAATCCCCGGACACCTACACCGTTGGCATTGAAATTACTTCCGACCTTACCAGAACCGGAAATCCGTCAGATAGCCAAATCCAGCGCCGTCAGTCAGGCGCTCAAACAAGCCGCATTGAGAATCGTGATTAATCGAAATTGA
- a CDS encoding phosphoglycerate mutase family protein, which translates to MTFLKLKNRLLFYMLITLLLLSFTPSPISADEPVKITTVYLVRHAEKQVVSSGQQMMSANDPPLTDEGKARARNLARMLGKADIKTIITSQYLRTKQTAEPLAESLNLTAIVLPISAAPADRNKVSEQSIKNIVEKIYQSGGESVLVVGHTNTLPEVIKMLGGGTIAEIPETDYDNLFIVTVLGKGKAKIARMRF; encoded by the coding sequence ATGACCTTTTTGAAATTAAAAAATCGCCTGTTGTTTTATATGCTCATAACCTTGCTGCTGTTATCGTTTACCCCTTCGCCAATCAGTGCCGACGAACCGGTAAAAATCACCACGGTCTATCTTGTTCGTCATGCAGAAAAACAGGTTGTTTCATCCGGTCAGCAAATGATGTCCGCAAACGACCCGCCACTGACTGATGAAGGGAAAGCGCGAGCCAGAAATTTAGCGCGAATGCTCGGCAAAGCTGACATCAAAACCATCATCACTTCGCAATATCTGCGCACCAAACAGACCGCCGAACCGCTGGCTGAATCGTTGAATTTAACTGCGATTGTTTTGCCGATTTCGGCTGCCCCCGCAGACCGCAATAAGGTTTCCGAGCAATCCATTAAAAATATTGTCGAGAAAATTTATCAAAGCGGCGGAGAATCGGTTTTAGTGGTCGGGCATACCAACACCTTGCCGGAAGTCATTAAGATGCTGGGCGGCGGGACGATTGCCGAAATTCCCGAAACCGATTATGACAACCTGTTCATCGTCACGGTGCTTGGGAAGGGCAAAGCTAAAATAGCGCGAATGCGATTTTAA
- a CDS encoding GNAT family N-acetyltransferase, with product MAVEIRLATRDDIPVLEELIPLSVRGLSGGYYTPAQIESAIIHIFGVDSQLIDDGTYFVAESNHQIVGCGGWSKRKTLFGGDQMKGDEDGLLDPQSEPARIRAFFVHPDWTRKGIGKRIISACENAARESGFNRLELAATLPGEPLYAAVGYHPIEKIDVPMPDGEFLAIIRMGKTIQLTEPQPSG from the coding sequence ATGGCTGTTGAAATTCGTTTGGCAACCAGAGACGATATTCCGGTACTTGAAGAATTGATCCCCTTATCGGTTCGCGGCTTGAGCGGCGGATATTACACACCTGCACAAATCGAGAGTGCCATCATTCACATCTTTGGCGTGGATAGTCAGTTGATAGATGACGGGACTTATTTTGTTGCAGAAAGCAATCATCAAATTGTTGGTTGCGGCGGGTGGAGCAAACGAAAAACGCTTTTTGGCGGCGACCAGATGAAAGGTGATGAGGATGGTTTACTTGACCCGCAAAGTGAACCGGCGCGCATTCGCGCCTTTTTTGTCCATCCTGACTGGACAAGAAAAGGAATTGGCAAACGGATTATTTCAGCTTGCGAAAATGCTGCCCGTGAGTCTGGATTTAATCGCCTGGAACTTGCAGCAACTTTACCTGGCGAACCACTCTATGCAGCAGTTGGCTATCACCCGATTGAAAAAATAGATGTGCCAATGCCCGATGGAGAATTCCTGGCGATTATTCGCATGGGAAAAACCATTCAGCTTACCGAACCTCAGCCATCGGGTTGA